From Siniperca chuatsi isolate FFG_IHB_CAS unplaced genomic scaffold, ASM2008510v1 Contig00086, whole genome shotgun sequence:
TGCTGTACAAACAGACAATGAATACAAGTACTGAAAAACCAGCTTATAACCAcgttatagtgtgttataacccatttattaaatgtttagaTATTGCCTAGAAATGCTTTACAGGGGGACTGAAAGTGTCTCCTAATAACATGAAAAGGATCTCGTTCAAACAAGAAAGTGAGCCAGTGTTTGTGTCGTGGTGGCAGCAGAGTCGACTTTGGTGCACTTAGATTTGAGCCGCAGAGCCGTCACATCGCCAGCTTAGGGCGCCACTGAGCTTCCTGATACCCGATGGAGCCGAGGATCCATCGTGTGGACTCAGGTCCGCTCGCGGCCTTTATCATCAAGACGACCTGAGTCCGTGTAAATGAGCAGATACAgaatttttcttctttgcaCATTTTTAAAGCGCTGTGCACATTTGCAAAGTACCAGCTGATGAATTTTCGATGTTTAGGACCTGATTTTATTTCCATAGTGCATAATACAAGTGCTGACAAGGGAAGGATGCAGAGGAAAGATGGAGTGGAAGACATATTGAAAATGGCGTTTCAGCCCAAGAATCCATCGCCCCAGAGGGGCCGAGACGGATCGAATAAAGTCTCTGTCCTGGTGAACCTGAAGAGACTCTGTGTGGGTTCTGTCTCGCTGGCTTCTGGCTGTTTGCTTTCCACGGGGTTCTCACTAGTTTGTCACGTCAAACAAGTTAATGAAGCCATTTAAAGGTTGAGAGAAAGGTCCGGTTTGTGAGTTTGAATCCCTGGAAAAcgtcctgtcctcctcctccccctcagtaactgctgctgctcactcAGCATTTCCTGGGAAACTTCACAGTAAAACAGCTCAGTTAAATACTGTCAGCAACCTAAATCCAAGTGGGCGACATTTTGTTTCCACAGAACCTCAGTTCCAGTTCGGGGTGTCAGATTGTTGCTGCCCCCTAGCGGATGGGGGCGTGCAGTGCAGCACCCAGACCCAGGTACTCCAGGTTCTCCGCCGCCAGGAGGAACAGACCGTTCCCCGTTAAAGCGGTCGTGGGCGTGGCCTGCGGCAGTAAGTCGGCCTGGTAGTCCGGGTTGTCGAGGCTGTCGCTGGCGGCCAGGGGGAGCGAGCTTTGGGTGGAGTTCAGGTATTCGGGTCCCTCGGGAACTCTGGCGGAGGGCTTCGGATCCTCCAGCGGTGAGCGGGGCAAGGCGGCGCCCCAGCCCGGGCTCAGGTCCTCGTAGTTGGGATTCAAAACCTCCGACagcctgctgctcctgctggtCTCACTCAGACTCTGGTTCATGTactctgaaagagagaaaacaagctgAATTATTCACTGAGTTATTTACTTACTTGTTATTTGtgaatatttagtttatttattttgtgtaatttttattCAATTATATTTGATGCTGTTTTTACttactgtttttaaattctGCTCTCTATGAAAAAACTGaattacttgtttgtttgtaattCACCTATTGGCTAAACCGTTTTACTACTCTCTACATTTA
This genomic window contains:
- the LOC122872704 gene encoding melanoma receptor tyrosine-protein kinase-like, producing MNQSLSETSRSSRLSEVLNPNYEDLSPGWGAALPRSPLEDPKPSARVPEGPEYLNSTQSSLPLAASDSLDNPDYQADLLPQATPTTALTGNGLFLLAAENLEYLGLGAALHAPIR